Proteins from a genomic interval of Uloborus diversus isolate 005 chromosome 4, Udiv.v.3.1, whole genome shotgun sequence:
- the LOC129220519 gene encoding autotransporter adhesin BpaC-like gives MNLGDFFTYLGHVLGLIGNNGTTTGLSTTTFAESSTPIILDTSSFKEYRSSQFPSSVPPKILSSLFSETTYETTTENASSGTVRQTTEDVANSTHMGVNVTETDHAGDLNGTTDGGFNITGTGDFNGTTDSEFNVTGTGDFNGTTEDSGFNVTTDLTGDFNETTEGGFNFTTDLTGDFNGTTESGSNVTTTEDSDTTILNPSTPDESNSTTNGTTSTEGPSSNSTTDAPGSTASDQTGGTVTGSTEVPPTDKPKLSKGAVAGIVIGCLLAVALVTAAVVFVVKQRGSPERRRLNP, from the coding sequence gcaCCACTACGGGCCTATCAACCACCACTTTTGCTGAAAGTTCAACGCCCATCATCCTAGACACATCATCATTTAAAGAGTACAGAAGCTCTCAGTTTCCTTCCTCAGTTCCTCCAAAAATTTTATCTAGTCTTTTCAGTGAAACAACCTATGAGACAACAACAGAAAATGCAAGCTCAGGAACCGTTAGACAAACAACTGAAGATGTAGCAAATTCAACCCATATGGGAGTTAACGTCACTGAAACCGACCACGCAGGAGATTTAAATGGAACAACTGACGGTGGATTTAACATCACTGGCACAGGAGATTTCAATGGAACAACGGACAGCGAATTTAACGTCACTGGCACAGGAGATTTTAATGGAACAACGGAGGACAGCGGATTCAACGTCACCACTGATCTAACAGGAGATTTCAATGAAACAACTGAGGGCGGATTTAACTTCACCACTGATCTGACAGGAGATTTCAATGGAACAACTGAAAGTGGATCAAACGTTACAACAACGGAAGATTCAGACACAACAATACTCAATCCCAGCACACCTGATGAATCGAACTCTACAACTAATGGTACAACTTCAACTGAAGGTCCTAGTTCCAATAGCACAACTGATGCTCCTGGCTCAACTGCAAGCGACCAAACTGGAGGAACTGTCACTGGATCAACTGAAGTTCCTCCAACCGATAAGCCTAAGCTTAGTAAAGGTGCAGTAGCAGGCATCGTTATTGGCTGCTTATTAGCAGTAGCGCTAGTAACAGCAGCTGTGGTTTTTGTCGTTAAGCAGAGGGGCAGCCCAGAAAGGCGCAGATTAAATCCATGA